The following is a genomic window from Burkholderia cepacia ATCC 25416.
TGGCCGGTTTGAATGCCGCGGCGGGTGACGATACGGCCTGAAACCGGCTAAAGGTGAGCTTTTACGGGGGCATGTGCGCAACATCGGCAGGCCCCGTTTCCGGCTCGCAACCGCGTCGCGAACCGGTCGCGTCGAACGGGTATCAACACATCGCGGTCGCGAGATGCCGGGCCTGCCGACGCTGGTGCCCGCACACGGCTTACGCCGCTTTTGCCGCGCCTGCCGCCCCGAGCATCAGGTCGAGATTCTGCACGGCTGCGCCGGATGCGCCTTTGCCGAGATTGTCGAACACGGCGGACAGCAGCACCTGGCCGTGCTCGGCATTGACGAACACGCCGAGCCGCATGTCATTGGTGCCGTTCAGCGCTTGCGGATCGAGATGCGTGATCGCATGCGTGTCCGCGAGCGGCGTGACGTCGACGTGGCGCGACTCGGCGTAATGGTGCGCGAGACATGCATGCAGTTGCTCACCGGTCACACCGGCAGGGAGCAGCCGCAACTCGATCGGCACGGTGAGCACGATGCCTTGCCGATAGGCACCGTAAGCCGGCACGAACAACGGACGGTTCGCCAGACCGGCATGCAGCTGGATCTCGGGCGGATGCTTGTGCGCGAGGGCGAGGCCGTAGATCTGCAGCGGTTTCGCGCGTGAAGCGCCGTCCGATTCGAATGCGTCGACGGCAGCCCGCCCGCCGCCCGAGTATCCGGACACGGCATGGATGCTCACCGGGTAGTCGCGCGGCAGCAGCCCGGCCTGTAGCAGCGGCCGCAGCAGCCCGACCGCGCCGGTCGGGTAGCAGCCCGGATTGGTGACACGCCGTGCGTGTGCAATCGCCCGTGCCTGCCCGTCGGCCATCTCGGGAAAGCCGTAGACCCATTCCGGCTGCGTGCGATGGGCCGAACTCGCGTCGATCACGCGTACCGCCGGATTCCGGATGAAGCCGACCGCTTCGCGTGCGGCCGCGTCGGGCAGGCACAGAATCGCGATGTCGGCGGCATTGATCGCTTCGGCGCGCCGCACGGGATCCTTGCGCTCGGCCTCCGGCAGCGCGACGAGCCGCAAGTCGGTGCGCCCGCGCAGGCGCTCGTGGATCTGCAATCCGGTCGTCCCTTGATCGCCGTCGATGTAGACAGTGGGCTGGCTCATGGTGGTCGCGTTCCTTCGGTTCGGTCGTCGGGAAAGCCGTATCGTCCGCCGAACGCCTAGAATAGGAAAAGTTGAATTTACTGACCATCAGATTCAGTTTTCTTGAACGAGAGGTGGAGAATGCGGGAGATCAGCCTGGACCGCCTGCGCACGCTGGTCGCCATCGCGGACCAAGGGTCCTTTGTCGCCGCGGCGCAACTGCTTCACCTCGCGCCGCCGACCGTCAGCCTTCACATTGCCGAACTGGAGAGCCGCATCGGCGCGCCGTTGCTGTCCCGCACGCGTGGAAACGTGCGGCCGTCGCCCATCGGTGAAGTGCTGGTGGAGCGCGCGCGCCGCCTGCTGGCCGAGGTCGAATCCACGCTGGACGATGTGCAGCGACAGGTGCAGGGGTTGACCGGACGCGTACGCCTCGGCGCATCGACCGGGGCGATCGCGCACCTGCTGCCGCAGGCGGTGGCCCGCTTGCGCGAGCAGCATCCGGACATCGATGTCCAGATCGCGGTGCTCACGTCGCACGACACGCTGGCGCGCATCGCACAGGGCACGCTCGATGTCGGGCTGGTGGCGCTGCCGCAGACGGCGGTCGCGGGGCTGTCGATTCGCGCGTGGCGGCGCGATCCGGTGATGGCGTTTCTGCCGGCGGACTGGCCGCTTCCGGCGCGCGTGACGCCCGGCTATCTGGCCGCCCGCCCGCTGATTCTCAACGATGCGACCACCCGCCTGTCACGGCTGACGACGGAATGGTTCGCGCTCGGCGGCCACCGGCCGGAGCCGCGGATCGAACTCAACTACAACGATGCGATCAAGAGCCTGGTCGCCGCGGGCTACGGCGCGACGCTGCTGCCGCACGAGGCGGGCGCCCCGCTGCCCGATGCGCGCATCGTCATGCGGGCGTTGCGCCCGGCGTTGTGGCGTGAACTGGGGATCGCCCATCGGGCGGGGCCGGTCGAGCGGGCGACCCAGCATGTACTCGATGCGTTGTGGGCGCTCGGCGCGCGATAGCGCACCGGCATGCGGGCTAGGCGGCGCGGCGGTTCATGCGTGCATGCCGTGCCCGTGCATCCACGGCATGCCGTCTCAAAGCCGGTTGTCCTTCGCGAGCGTCAGCACGCGCGCCCAGCGTTGCGCGTCGCGCTTGTCCATCATCGGCAGCGTCCATTCGCTGCGCACGCCATCGCGCACGTGCACGACGAGGTGCCAGCGGCCACCGATCGGCGCGGCCTGGCAGCCGTCGAGCTGCGACAGCGTATAGCGGCCGTCCGCGCCGTCGTGCGACAGCCACAGCAGCCCCTGCGTTGCGGACACGCGCAGCTCGCCCCACGCGCGGTGCACGACGTGGGTCCAGCCTTCTTCCTTCGTATTCGGTGCGATGTCGCGGTGGCGCTTGATCCACCAGGCGACCAGCGCGATCAGGATCGCGGCGGCGAGCACGGCGGCCGCGATCGCGACCGGCTGGCCGAACTGTGCGGCGATGACGTGAAACAGGTGAACCGCGCCCCATCCGGCAGCGATGAGCGCGAACAGTGCAATGAAGATCGGCATGTCTGATCGGAGAAGAGGACGGATCGGCGCATGCATCGCGCCGATCCGTCGCGCACGGCATTACCGTTTGCGGTGAATGTCGTGCGTCACGAAGCCCGCGTCGTTGTTGGGCAGCGCGAGGCCGTCCTTGACTGCGAGCGTCTTGCGGATGTCGTCGAGACCCGCGGACCAGTGGTCACGCATCGTCGACAGACCGAACTGATAGTCCTTGTAGTGATGCTCGTACGCCTTCTGCTGGTAGATCAGGTGCTGGATGTTGTACTTCTTGCTGGACGACATCGCATCGGCCTCGACGCACCAGGGATC
Proteins encoded in this region:
- the argC gene encoding N-acetyl-gamma-glutamyl-phosphate reductase — encoded protein: MSQPTVYIDGDQGTTGLQIHERLRGRTDLRLVALPEAERKDPVRRAEAINAADIAILCLPDAAAREAVGFIRNPAVRVIDASSAHRTQPEWVYGFPEMADGQARAIAHARRVTNPGCYPTGAVGLLRPLLQAGLLPRDYPVSIHAVSGYSGGGRAAVDAFESDGASRAKPLQIYGLALAHKHPPEIQLHAGLANRPLFVPAYGAYRQGIVLTVPIELRLLPAGVTGEQLHACLAHHYAESRHVDVTPLADTHAITHLDPQALNGTNDMRLGVFVNAEHGQVLLSAVFDNLGKGASGAAVQNLDLMLGAAGAAKAA
- a CDS encoding LysR family transcriptional regulator, producing MREISLDRLRTLVAIADQGSFVAAAQLLHLAPPTVSLHIAELESRIGAPLLSRTRGNVRPSPIGEVLVERARRLLAEVESTLDDVQRQVQGLTGRVRLGASTGAIAHLLPQAVARLREQHPDIDVQIAVLTSHDTLARIAQGTLDVGLVALPQTAVAGLSIRAWRRDPVMAFLPADWPLPARVTPGYLAARPLILNDATTRLSRLTTEWFALGGHRPEPRIELNYNDAIKSLVAAGYGATLLPHEAGAPLPDARIVMRALRPALWRELGIAHRAGPVERATQHVLDALWALGAR